A genomic window from Klebsiella quasipneumoniae subsp. quasipneumoniae includes:
- a CDS encoding sugar ABC transporter ATP-binding protein: MSASTPLLSLKGITKIFPGVRALENVQLDLWPGKVTALIGENGAGKSTLVKVMTGIYQPEEGEILYKAIPIHLPTPESAHKVGITAIHQETVLFDELSVSENIFVGQYLYKGLLKTLDWPAMHRRAGEILARLEVLIDPRATLKTLSIAQRHMVAIARALAFDAQVVILDEPTAALSQHEILEFYQIVERLKQDGKAILFISHKFDEIFELADYYTILRDGVYVSSGAINDITEERMVAMMVGRAITQTYPKVDCTPGETVLEVQDLCHPTEFAHISFSLRKGEILGFYGLVGAGRTELMQALSGVTHPSSGEIRLNGSPMRFRQPADAIRAGIVCVPEERQKQGAIIALPIAQNISLPQLSKLNPNGVLNDAREWRLADEYASRLQVKAFSWRQPVETLSGGNQQKVVIGKWLATQPEVIILDEPTKGIDIGSKAAVHQFMSELVSQGLAVMMVSSELPEVMGMADRIIVMHEGLMVAEYRAGEATAETIVSAASGIGQEAA; the protein is encoded by the coding sequence ATGTCAGCATCAACGCCACTGCTGTCGCTGAAGGGCATCACCAAGATTTTTCCCGGTGTGCGTGCCCTTGAGAACGTACAGCTTGATCTCTGGCCCGGCAAAGTGACCGCCCTCATCGGCGAAAACGGCGCGGGGAAATCCACGCTGGTCAAAGTCATGACCGGTATTTATCAGCCCGAAGAGGGGGAGATCCTCTATAAAGCGATCCCCATTCATCTGCCGACGCCGGAATCGGCGCACAAGGTGGGGATCACCGCCATTCACCAGGAAACCGTGCTGTTTGACGAACTCTCGGTCAGCGAAAACATTTTCGTCGGCCAGTATCTGTATAAGGGGCTGCTCAAAACGCTCGACTGGCCTGCGATGCATCGCCGGGCTGGCGAGATCCTCGCCCGGCTTGAAGTTCTGATCGACCCGCGCGCCACGCTGAAAACGCTCAGCATCGCCCAACGGCACATGGTGGCGATTGCCCGGGCGCTGGCTTTCGACGCCCAGGTGGTGATCCTGGATGAGCCGACCGCCGCGCTCTCGCAACATGAAATTCTGGAGTTTTATCAGATCGTTGAGCGTCTGAAGCAGGATGGCAAAGCGATCCTGTTTATCTCGCATAAGTTTGATGAGATTTTCGAGCTGGCGGACTACTACACCATTCTGCGCGACGGCGTTTACGTCAGCTCCGGAGCGATAAACGACATCACCGAAGAGCGGATGGTGGCGATGATGGTGGGCCGCGCGATTACCCAAACCTACCCGAAAGTTGACTGTACCCCAGGGGAAACGGTGCTGGAGGTGCAAGACCTCTGTCACCCCACCGAGTTTGCCCATATCAGCTTCAGCCTGCGCAAGGGAGAAATTCTCGGCTTTTACGGCCTGGTGGGCGCCGGACGCACTGAGCTGATGCAGGCGCTCTCCGGCGTAACGCATCCCTCCTCCGGCGAGATCCGGCTGAACGGCAGCCCCATGCGCTTTCGCCAGCCCGCCGACGCCATCCGCGCGGGCATCGTCTGCGTACCGGAAGAGCGGCAGAAACAGGGGGCGATCATCGCCCTGCCCATCGCCCAAAACATCAGTCTGCCGCAGCTCAGTAAGCTCAACCCTAACGGCGTCCTGAACGACGCCCGGGAATGGCGGCTGGCGGACGAGTACGCCTCGCGCCTGCAGGTTAAAGCCTTCAGTTGGCGGCAGCCGGTGGAGACCCTCTCTGGCGGCAACCAGCAGAAAGTGGTGATCGGCAAATGGCTGGCGACCCAGCCCGAGGTGATCATCCTCGATGAGCCGACCAAAGGCATCGATATCGGCTCAAAAGCCGCTGTGCATCAGTTTATGTCCGAGCTGGTCAGCCAAGGGCTGGCGGTGATGATGGTCTCGTCAGAGCTGCCGGAAGTGATGGGCATGGCCGACCGGATTATCGTGATGCATGAAGGGCTGATGGTCGCCGAGTACCGGGCCGGGGAAGCGACGGCGGAAACCATCGTTAGCGCCGCCAGCGGCATCGGCCAGGAGGCAGCATGA